A genomic segment from Antedon mediterranea chromosome 6, ecAntMedi1.1, whole genome shotgun sequence encodes:
- the LOC140051866 gene encoding uncharacterized protein yields the protein MAKDKSNTRENSRTNDISWNSRIARFFSQRFSRLNSESDEANAAKNTSRSLSDRNTKDRFTNVSTAKRSLNFRQTCSHNMKKVVIIHDGYPSSPERHSRKERFPQSANGAPRRTLNIQSVPTIIEEEEEEECPDSVKSGITPTEKRVRRSGFLRNHSHGQIWDARVTSCQQCKDIPRQQSQLD from the coding sequence ATGGCGAAGGATAAAAGTAACACACGAGAGAATTCCCGAACAAACGATATATCATGGAATAGTCGAATTGCACGATTTTTTAGCCAACGATTTTCACGTCTGAACTCAGAAAGTGACGAAGCAAATGCTGCTAAGAACACCAGCCGCAGCTTAAGTGACAGGAATACTAAAGACAGATTCACTAATGTATCTACCGCCAAACGGTCACTGAATTTTAGACAAACGTGTTCACACAATATGAAGAAAGTCGTCATCATCCACGACGGCTATCCATCAAGCCCTGAAAGACATTCAAGAAAGGAAAGGTTCCCTCAATCTGCAAACGGTGCTCCTAGAAGGACTCTTAATATACAATCAGTGCCCACCATAatcgaagaagaagaagaagaagagtgTCCTGATTCCGTGAAGAGTGGAATCACTCCGACTGAAAAACGAGTTAGAAGGAGTGGATTCCTCCGTAACCATTCACATGGGCAGATATGGGATGCACGTGTGACTTCTTGTCAACAATGCAAGGACATTCCACGGCAGCAGTCACAACTCGACTAA